From a region of the Anaerobaca lacustris genome:
- a CDS encoding MFS transporter, with product MTRERQTMDSAGTGRSWPLYGAAFATALSLGICWTAMPFVLTAIGGTETHVGYALAANSLAYMVALIFTGSLLGHLDVRWATRLATVVALVAATVMVAAVFGAGRRDADALAWIWMIIVAGGLGGASMTLYWPFLMSWVSARYEGVELNRRFGRYNGSWSSGGLIGPLIGAWLVEWNTLAPMVAAAVCFAVSLAMLSFAKNGAGHVSETGPSNPAAEPIPDARSLAAYRWISRIALFCAWASQAIVRSQFALLFVALGYSEAQYGGYYAVFALCNFLTLLAAGRWAFWHFKLGPLLASQVMLMLALLIMIYGRTLGVFAVSAIVLGLPFGFAYSSHLYYGASTSRNRSTRMTIHEMVISIGITVGAGTGGHLARHVGPYAPYWFAVALVGLGLVAQLAIGLASAVPGGRHDVD from the coding sequence ATGACACGAGAACGACAGACAATGGATTCGGCCGGGACCGGTCGGAGTTGGCCCCTATACGGTGCGGCCTTTGCCACGGCGCTGAGCCTGGGAATCTGCTGGACGGCCATGCCGTTTGTTCTGACGGCCATCGGCGGCACAGAGACGCATGTCGGCTATGCGCTGGCGGCCAACAGCCTGGCGTATATGGTCGCCTTGATCTTCACCGGCTCGCTCCTGGGGCATTTGGATGTCCGATGGGCCACGCGCCTGGCGACGGTTGTGGCCTTGGTCGCGGCGACGGTGATGGTGGCGGCGGTGTTCGGTGCAGGACGCAGGGACGCCGACGCCCTGGCGTGGATCTGGATGATCATCGTCGCCGGAGGGCTCGGGGGGGCCTCCATGACGCTGTACTGGCCGTTCCTGATGAGCTGGGTCTCCGCGCGCTACGAGGGGGTTGAGCTGAATCGACGGTTCGGACGCTACAACGGGTCCTGGTCCAGCGGCGGGCTGATCGGACCGCTCATTGGAGCGTGGCTGGTCGAGTGGAACACGCTCGCGCCGATGGTTGCGGCGGCCGTGTGCTTCGCGGTGTCTTTGGCGATGCTGAGTTTTGCGAAGAACGGCGCCGGACATGTGAGCGAGACGGGGCCCTCCAATCCGGCGGCCGAGCCGATCCCCGATGCCCGTTCGCTTGCGGCCTATCGCTGGATCTCGCGAATCGCGCTGTTCTGCGCCTGGGCGTCGCAGGCGATCGTGCGATCGCAATTTGCCCTGCTCTTCGTCGCACTGGGGTATTCCGAGGCCCAGTACGGTGGCTACTATGCGGTCTTCGCGTTGTGCAACTTCCTGACGCTTCTGGCCGCAGGCCGTTGGGCGTTCTGGCATTTCAAGCTGGGACCGCTCCTGGCGAGCCAGGTGATGCTCATGCTCGCTCTGCTCATAATGATCTACGGGCGGACGCTTGGCGTCTTCGCCGTCTCGGCGATCGTGCTCGGTCTGCCGTTCGGGTTCGCCTACAGCAGCCACCTCTACTACGGCGCTTCGACCAGCCGCAATCGCTCCACGCGTATGACCATCCACGAAATGGTGATATCGATCGGCATTACCGTCGGCGCCGGGACCGGCGGCCATCTGGCCCGGCATGTCGGGCCGTATGCGCCGTACTGGTTTGCCGTCGCCCTGGTCGGCCTCGGCCTGGTCGCCCAACTGGCGATCGGCTTGGCCTCCGCCGTGCCGGGTGGTCGGCACGACGTGGACT
- a CDS encoding RNA polymerase sigma factor — MVEERLLILRFKRGSPQALRRIYDKYKVQMLKLATVLLGDGNAAEDIVHDVFVSFAGSAERIRLTGSLRSYLTTSVVNRVRNHRRNNRRHGGISLEGASLPASGGPGPAQWAILSEQLALLAEAMQQLPYEQREAVSLRMEMDMSFRQIAAVQRVPLNTAKGRYRYAMERLRSLLESEVQRCDPQTT; from the coding sequence ATGGTCGAGGAAAGACTGTTGATTCTCCGGTTCAAGAGAGGCTCGCCGCAGGCCCTGCGCCGGATCTATGACAAGTACAAGGTCCAGATGCTCAAGCTGGCCACCGTGCTGCTGGGCGACGGCAACGCCGCCGAGGACATCGTGCACGACGTCTTCGTGTCGTTCGCCGGCTCGGCCGAGCGGATCAGGCTGACCGGCAGCCTCCGCAGCTATCTGACGACGAGCGTGGTCAATCGCGTCCGCAACCACAGGCGAAACAACCGCCGACATGGGGGGATCAGCCTGGAAGGGGCATCGCTGCCTGCGTCGGGTGGCCCGGGGCCCGCGCAGTGGGCCATTCTCAGCGAACAACTCGCCCTGCTGGCCGAGGCGATGCAGCAGTTGCCTTACGAGCAACGCGAAGCGGTCAGCCTTCGCATGGAGATGGACATGAGCTTTCGCCAGATCGCGGCGGTGCAGCGCGTGCCGCTGAACACCGCCAAGGGCCGATATCGCTACGCCATGGAACGACTGCGGTCTCTGCTTGAGAGTGAGGTACAACGATGCGATCCGCAGACCACATAA